From the Saccharomycodes ludwigii strain NBRC 1722 chromosome I, whole genome shotgun sequence genome, one window contains:
- the TDP1 gene encoding tyrosyl-DNA phosphodiesterase 1 (similar to Saccharomyces cerevisiae YBR223C | TDP1 | Tyrosyl-DNA Phosphodiesterase) — protein MNNINNNNHQQNTSFSYNTDLSNLEVRKRVADHWNTKYGNDIKKSKPCHPSGPEDEKNNSTNNATRKLINNSTQLEIIETNNIENNKTNNLNTNKIVIDLTEEDTNTKRKKRKKRKENINDLTLLEENSKQHTPVSILKYTVTNNNIDKTQTQKSDTRNLPSMYLLRSIYYDRSISFSKYIIDMHDIFLAYENNNNSFTLDELWLFSYQYELDYIFPYIDSMIGNAVCINKTSNKPLIKIVYQKGTFLLPSNIDLKIKYEKYLRENIIQLLEIQMKPYTSHHSKMIIQKWKSNNGGSNDFLKIYIPSANFTFSESNLPRQMCWYSGKLPIYSKTFDTGDIETNTPAPSNFKKHLLDYIESYANASFFKSLITLLKTPNRVDFSSLKNYDFLYSTVNPKYLSGYRLMNTLLNRHNYNGDAVEKELIVQVSSIGAPLKKKSYNRNLYLLDDILVPLYSSEKLNDDPLVENGFLSNSKFKGKLIYPSVTDFLKAPMGYYSSGWFHFHYSRSAISKSMYSNWIKEKSLFKFNDSKKRSLKCGYTPSHTKFYYLRPSKDNCKNEENNDKMYWCLFTSCNLSGTAWGTYSGLPRNYEVGVIQYPSNDKDGRNSDNMLTHRCIFDCVYGNSDGSCLETSTSATTNVQDENIALLPFSPALVPYDNKDMAFCQDEQYVQVRDTRGNFYPI, from the coding sequence atgaataatattaataacaataatcatCAACAGAATACATCTTTTTCCTATAACACTGATTTAAGCAACCTTGAAGTAAGGAAAAGGGTAGCTGATCATTGGAACACCAAGTATGGTAATGACATTAAGAAATCAAAACCATGTCATCCTAGTGGGCCAGAAGacgaaaaaaataatagcacGAATAATGCAACGAGAAAACTTATCAACAATTCTACTCAACTTGAAATAATTGAAACTAACAAcattgaaaataacaaaaccaataatttaaatacaaataaaattgtgATTGATCTAACGGAAGAAGATACCAATAccaagaggaaaaaaagaaaaaagagaaaagaaaatataaatgatcTCACACTGCTGGAAGAAAATTCAAAACAACATACACCCGTCTCCATACTTAAATACACAgtaactaataataatatagatAAAACACAAACACAAAAGAGCGACACGAGAAACTTACCCAGTATGTATTTATTGAGATCTATATATTATGATAGAAGCATAAGCTTTTCGAAATATATCATAGACATGCATGATATTTTCCTTGCATatgaaaacaacaacaatagtTTTACTCTTGATGAACTGTGGTTGTTTTCATATCAATATGAATTAGATTATATATTCCCATACATAGACTCGATGATAGGAAATGCTGTCTGTATCAATAAAACTAGCAACAAACCATtgattaaaattgtttatcAAAAGGGTACATTTTTGTTACCAAGTAACattgatttgaaaattaaatatgaaaaatatttgagggaaaatattattcaattattAGAAATCCAAATGAAACCGTACACTTCTCATCATAGTAAAATgattattcaaaaatggaaaagtAATAACGGCGGTAGCAATGATTTtcttaaaatatatatccCCTCTGCCAACTTCACGTTTTCTGAAAGCAACTTACCTAGACAAATGTGTTGGTATAGTGGCAAATTGCCAATATATAGCAAAACATTTGACACTGGAGATATTGAAACGAATACCCCCGCTCCCAGCAACTTCAAAAAGCATCTACTCGATTATATAGAAAGTTATGCTAACgcttccttttttaaaagtttaattacattattaaaaacccCCAATCGAGTTGATTTTAgttctttaaaaaactaTGATTTTCTATACTCCACAGTAAATCCTAAATATTTGTCTGGATATAGATTAATGAACACTTTATTGAATAGGCACAATTATAACGGAGATGCTGTGGAAAAGGAGTTAATAGTCCAAGTGTCAAGCATCGGTGCCccactgaaaaaaaaaagttacaaTAGAAACttatatttattggatGATATTTTGGTTCCATTATATAGTAGTGAAAAACTAAATGATGATCCACTAGTGGAAAATGGTTTCCTCTCGAATAGCAAGTTTAAGGGGAAATTGATTTATCCCTCTGTTACAGATTTCCTTAAAGCACCAATGGGCTACTACTCATCAGGGTGGTTTCATTTCCACTATAGCCGCAGTGCTATATCCAAATCGATGTATTCCAATTggataaaagaaaagagcTTGTTTAAGTTTAACGATTCAAAAAAGAGGTCTCTAAAATGTGGGTATACGCCATCACATACTAAGTTCTATTATTTGAGACCTTCAAAAGATAATTGCAAAAACGAGGAAAACAATGACAAGATGTACTGGTGTCTCTTCACAAGTTGCAATTTAAGCGGTACAGCGTGGGGTACCTATAGTGGCTTACCAAGAAATTACGAGGTTGGTGTTATACAGTATCCATCTAATGACAAAGATGGTAGGAATAGTGACAATATGTTAACACATAGATGTATCTTTGATTGTGTATATGGGAACAGTGATGGGAGTTGTTTGGAGACATCTACTTCGGCTACAACTAATGTGCAAGATGAAAACATAGCATTACTACCATTTAGTCCCGCATTGGTTCCTtatgataataaagatatgGCATTTTGTCAAGATGAACAATACGTTCAAGTGCGTGACACAAGGGGAAATTTTTATCCAATTTGA